The nucleotide sequence TATGCAGTGCATGCTTCACATGGTTTGAGTTTGCGCTAATTACAGGAGAAGGAGAAGGATCCAGTGCTCGCAGTCTATGAACAGTGGTGGAGAAGAAACGGTTGGAAGTAGTGGGAATTTGAGTTCACATTCGAGAGAGGGTTCTTTGCACTATGTTACATGCTGTTTATTTACTTTTGGCATTGAGTATGGAAGCATTTTATGGTTATGGCTAGAACTTTGGATTTACATGATAGTTACATTTTATTAATATGTTCTGTGTTCAAATTTTGTTCTATGTTCAAATTTTGTGTTTAGTTGCTTTATGTGGCTCCTATGGCTAAAATGGGAGAGTTCATGTGTTACTTGATGAAAGGGGAAGGTTTATGAGGTTGATTCTTAAGACGATGATGATGgagttattttgttttaataaattcaTTTGGATAAttatatttgttttaattttaatatttttttcaaattaatcagaatactaaaatataattcagttatAAACACTttatattaaatacaatataaaaaattaatttagtttttgtattatttttcaatatttatCTATTAATTTCTATCTCAGTCTTGCAAGCTCCATGCATGGCATCAGCTTGTCCActagtttaaataaaaaaaaaaaaagaaagtatgaAGAGCTAATATGACtagtgtacaatgtgtacaatggggttaaagtgtaattaaaattaaattatagacaatttattaattttgaatatctgttaatttgaaatttgaaacatATTAGGATTGTCGTAACTGAAATACACAAACGAAGACCCTCTCTCTCTGAACGGTGTTACCACACAAAAACGGAGACCCTCTCTCTTTGAACGGTGATCCTTCTCTCCCTTTCTCCTCGTTTCTCACCGGCAGAGTTCCGACTGAAGCCGACGTCCGCACCGGTGACCGTCCAGCAGCGCCTTCCGATCGTGTGGGTAGTAATCGCGGCACCGCAGCAACCCAGACCTGCAACGACTCCGTCGCAGCCGACATGTGCCTTCCTTCCGACGTCGACGGCCCAAGATAAAGGGGTCACAAGTGTGTTTCCTTTGATACGTCCATCACCGTCCGGAAGTTCGTAAATGGAGTGCAATTGCGTTAAACCGTTGTGTCATGTTCCATCTTTCGTTGGTAATCACAATTCACCGAATCTAAATGAAAACGATTCCAACCATTTCGTTGTCGAGATTGAGCAATTTAATAAGGTGAGCAACGTTCATTGAAACATTGATAACGAATAGTTATTTCCATATGATTTAGATGTTTATAGTCAATGCAAGTAGAgtgttttattttatgttaactGCTTACATAGATGCAATATAAACATTCCTGATTCAACCAAATTTGCGCTGGTTTTAAGAATGGCATATAGATTTGCAAGTGTTAATTCTATTTTATGTATGAAGAAGTTGCATGTATTAATTAATAATGGCTTATAGATTTGACATTGGATGAAAGTAGTTCTTGATTCAACCAAATTTGCTTTGGTTTTAAGAATGGCATATAGATTTGCAAGTGTTAATTCTATTTTATGTATGAAGAATTTGCATGTGTTAATTAATAATGACTTAAAGTGTTGACATTGGATGAAAGTAGTTCTTTTTTGGACTATCCTATATGAATATATGTATTTATGTAATCAAATTTAACTTGCATGTTCCTATATTATTATTAAGAATATTTCTTTAAATCAAATTTAATGTGGTATACTGAACATAAAGTAAAACTAACGGTATTAGTATTATTAAGAATATTtctttaaatgaaaaataaatagacaagagTTATCAATTCATGGGCTACTTATTTTGATTCCTGCATGTTTAGGTTAGGCATATATATATGATTACACATGATAGATTGTGAATGAATAAAAAAAGCAACTCTAGTGACCACAAGCTCTGAAACCAAGGACTGGACTAAGTGCATGGTAGTTGTATCTACTGCATGTTGATCTATGTGATGTAAAGTGTTATTGTGCCAGAGAATAGTAGTAGTTAAAATACTTATATAATCGGTAAAATGaaataattaattcaattaaTATTGTTAGTGATATTCATGCATTTGGTTCAAAGCTAAAATGGGTAGAATGATGGAGTTGATTGCCATTTGTATTCATTTATTTGTGTTGTTTAGTGAGGATTTATGTACATGACATTTACTTAGGGTTTATCTGATTAGTTTTTTGGTTTGTATTTGTGCGTTTATTTTGCGATTGTAGGCCATGCAACTGTCAGATGTTACTGAGGTTGGAAGTGAAGAGATGGATTTTGGTTACGAGGTTTGGACTCTAGTTTAATTTTTTGTATTCATGAACCGCATGTTTGATTTGACCATTAAtgacattaatttttttatttgaaatgtaGTTACCGGATTACGGTTGCCTTCAAGAAGTCGAAATACCAAGAGTTGGAATGCAGTTTGCGTAGTTGCAACTGGCTCATGAATTCTATGTTACCTACGCAAAGAAAGTAGGATTTGCAACTAAGATAAGGACGACAACATGTGATAAGATCACAAAGGAACCCATTAACCAAGCTATCCACTGTAATTGAGACGGGTTCCGTGGCTCTCGTGTCAAAGCACCAACGTGGAAGAACACGATTTCAGCCGATGGGTGCAAGACAAGGATATATGTGAAGTTTGATAAGGAGAAGGAAGAGTGGGCTTTCTTCAAGGTTGAGTTAGGGCACTCACACCCATGTTCAGCAAAAAAGATGGTTCACTACCATGAGTATAGGGAGCTGACTATGCATGCGAAGTGTGTGATCAAGGATAATGACCACATGTTACAAATTACTTTATGCTATATTACATAGTCAATTGGTACATCACTGGTCATTTTAGAAAGTGACTATATGGTTATCTTTACTCAGATACGTTGGATGTTCATTTCTGTTCGTGATTGGATGTTCACTTTTGTTGTATACATGGATGGTTATTGTTTGGGTGCTTAGTAGTATTTGATGCTTGATGGTTATTCTTTATCTTACTGTCATGGTTATCAAATTTGTTACAAGTTTCCAAAAGCTATATTACATGGTCATTTGGTACATAGCTGGTTGTTTTAGAGAGTAATTACATGGTTATTTTTACTAAGATACATTGGATGTTCGTTTCTGTATGAGATCGGATGTTCACTTTTACTGTAtacgtggatggttattttttggATGCTTAGTTGTAGTTGATGCTTGATGGTTATTCTTTATCTGATTATCATGGTTATCAAATTTGTTACAAATTTCCAAATGCTATATTACATGGTCATTTGGTACATAGCTGGTTGTTTAAGAGAGTAATTATATGGTTATCTTTACTCAGATACATTGGATGTTCATTTCTATACGAGATTGGATGTTCACTTTTACTATATACGTGGATGGTTATTCTTTGGTGATTCAATCCTTATTACCTGTAGCATGCATTCCAAAGGATTCACTGGATCTTGAGTCAAGAACAGTGATCATGATGTCAACACTTTACAGATTCAAGTTAAATTTGAAATACAAAAGAGATATTCCTGTGCTAAGACATAATATACCAGATGTTCGGTTCAATATGTATCTAGATTGTTACTTTTATAAACAAAATAGATGGTTATTTTGACTCACTCGTAGGTGTATCATGCCTGAACAACTGTACACTAACAGATTCACAGAAGTTTAAACCAAAAAAAAGTATCAACTGAAAACAAGTCCTCCAAATGTATCATAAATAAATCCCCTAAGACTATAACCAGTAAATAACCTAAATAACTTAAGTTAATTAAATTCACAGAAGTTAAACTTAAGTACGCTACTTCTTCCTCCCTTTGATCTTCCTCCCATTTGGTAATTCTTCGGCACGTTGTATTAACGTCCTTGTGCTAGGTGCTGTGAATAGAGATCTACCTTCCTTTCGCTTGTTCCGTGATTGATTGCGTCGTACAGGTTCGGCTTTGTCCTCCAATAATGAAAGAACCTGATCAACCAATGCATTTTGTGGCCCACAGACAATGTCTAACATCAACTCCATCTTGTATAATCTAAGGATTTCCTATAGAAGATTTACGAGACGAGTTAGGAGTAATAACCGTTACAGTGATATATGTTCCAATTTACGCATGATATATGCCGAAAAGTTTATTAAAGTCACCTTGTTCCATTCATCAAGAGCACGGCCTTCGGTCCAACTCTCCATGAACTTAATAACGTAGATGCCACAATCAGAGCTACAGGCAAGTAAAACATTTATGCTATCGGGATTACACGAATTTTACATAAGGTATGCCGCAtgttaaaaaaacaaaaaggaaaaaaaaggtgAGCTGTATTTTCGTCTCACTTGTTCGGCTGCTTTGGAACACTGACATAAGAACGAGACGGGCCGTCTGTAGTCCGCACATATGCGGAAATTGCAACTCTAGCCATGTCCTCAAGCAGTCTCCCCTTGAAATCAAGCAACGATATAGTCGAATAATGTGCTATAGAATAAGCTATTACAATTCTCTAGCGAAAAAAGGAATATAATATGTTACCACATATGCATCGAGTTTATCCCATTCATCAATAGGCGGTACATAATGCAAATTGTCGATCATCACTAGGCGCTTCGCATTCACCTCAAACGCATACACCTACCAATGGCCTCTCCAACAGTTAGGAATTAACCACTGCAGCAAACAACACAAAAGATAGCATATgtctcttttaaaaaaaaaacaattcaaCTAACTCAACCATGGAAGAACGAGAACATCATCGAATCAAATGAAAGTCACAACAAAATACTAAAACCACAGTTTATTGATCATGAAGACACATGATGCTTTAGGCAAATAATTACTGGGTCTAGGAGATCGACCCAATCAATTATAAACAACACAATCAGCAAAGAAGATTACATTTAATCAACGCAACAACATGCCACACCCGAAGATCAATATATACAGATCAAAACAACCATCATGATAGGTAGAAAAAGTAACCATCCGTTTCACGTGAATTATATAATAGATATTTGATTCCGAAGCCTGCTTTGAACAACATATACACATATTCTTAAACCAAAGGTCCACATAGTGAGCGAAAACTACTACGCTATTTAAACCAAAATTTTGCAAATCTTCCCGCGCTAAGAttatttcaatatcaaatatCTAGAACAACAGCTTGTTATGCACATTCCGGCGAATTGAAATTACAACAATTGATTTCTTCACTATGAAAAATCAAACAACAAACAAGATTCATCGCATGTAATTCCAGTAACAACAGAAACAATTATAATCACAAAACAAAATTCTTCTCACTAACCTCCGGTTGTTTAACAACGATACTTGCGATGGAAAATACAGGGGCGACTAGTGCagaatttctaaccacaaactaaccggcaagtgcaccgggtcgtaccaagtaatacctcaggtgagtgagggtcgatcccacgaggattgatagatcaagcaacaataattgagtgataggcttagtcaggcaaacagaaaGTAGTGTTTGAATGTTCAAGAAGCATTAAACAATCgttcagaaattaaaatagtaaagtaaatgagttgggaataaaatatggagaagacagttaaggtttcagagttatctattttttccggattaacttttcttactaactattttaatcatgtaggatttaattgatggcaaactatatgtgactagaccctaattccttggacctttctagtctcctctaaaattcatgaacagccaattccttggtcaattaattccaattagagggtgatgatcaaattacAGTTTATATGCCACGAAAACTCTAatgacccaaaaataaaaggattatatatcacatatcctgttaaatccagataattaaaatttaggagaatatgttttcaagctgttgttcaagtaaagagcttttccaagttatacaagaactcaaatagaaaatgggtcatactttcgttccacccaaattcataagataaagagcgaaaacaattcttaaattgtaaatccaaatatgaattaaaatagaaaaaacaataaaatcaatccatacaaatagacagagctcctaaccttaacaatggaggtttagttgctcatggtaaagagtgaaaactaggattgtaaattggaatggaataatgttgtgttggaatcaccctgttggaatccctttttatttctaatcctaattaatttaaaatctattatctaaaacttcaaataatatcttttcctaaaaataatatttgaatttaaattagaattaattaacaagtcttcagttgatgggtggggaccacttgttttgtccattctgcagcttctaatctgtgttttctgggctgaaaactgagtcaaaacagcctagaaatcgcccccagcgtttttctgcgttttttgcacgtggcgcatgtcacgcatacgcgtcgatggtcttcttcgggtgtcacgcgcacgcgtcagtcacgcgtacgcgtcgctgtgcaaatcttcaaatcacgcatacgcgtcagtcacgcgcacgcgttgccatagaaagctccaaatcacgcgcacgcgtcagtcatgtgtacgcgtctctcctcgctgccatctccttttgttcttgtgctgcagaaactccatcaatccagccgaatgctacctaaaataaacaaaatcgcaaaagactcaaagtagcatccatattggctaaaagataattaattatttattaaagataggaaagatgctcacgcatcagcgaCCACACTGAGTGCTGCCGGCGTTGGAAGAGGAGCGCGTTGGAGGGTGAAACGCAAGGTCTGGTCGTGCCGAAGGTGGGTGAGACTCGGTGGTTTGGAACGGCGCTGGGGAAGGGTGAGCCGCGGTGTTCCGGTACGGCGCTGAGGGTGGGTGACCTGGGGTGTTCCGGTACGGTGATACTGCAGGGTGAGCCGCACGGGTGTCTGGTACGCCGATGACAAAGGCCGAGCTGTGGGAGTTTGGTCGGTGGGAGGCTGGGCGCGAGAGAGGCTCGGCCCTGATGCCAGGTTCCAAACCACGCGCAGTGGGATGTTCAACTTCGAACGGTTTTGTGAGTAAGGTTACCGTCAGTAAAAAAATGGAGATtggaaaaaaaattaggattagggatTATGTGGTGGTGGTGTTACCATGGTACAAAGAGTTTAGGAAAGAAACGAAGAAttatttagaaaagtattatttttattattcatatttctcATTTGTGATTACAAGgttcttaccaatatatagacCAACAATATGCTAAGAGTACACTCGTTATGGAATAATATCCTcataaattacattgatttttttctaatcctctttgatattttcctgattttgttccctaattatgatattctaatacTCCCCCTCAAGGTGAGTAGTGGGATCACCAATACTCAGCTTGGTTAGAACTTTAGCAAGGACTTGTCTTGAAACTACTTTAGTAAGAATATCAGCCAACTGATCTTCTGATCTCACAAATGGAAGCTCAATAATgtcattttcaattttttctttgataaaGTGTCGATCCACCTCAACATGTTTTGTTCTATCATGTTGTACGGGATTCTCTGAAATGCTGATTGTGGCTTTGTTGTCACATTTCAACTGGCTTGGCAATTGTGGTGGAAACCCAATCTCAGACATTAATTTTCTTATCCACAATACTTCAGTGATGCCTTTAACGATCCCTCAAAATTCTGCCTCTGCACTTGAAAGATATACAACTTTCTGCTTCTTGCTTTTCCAAGTTACCAGGTTGCCTCCAACAAGTGTAAAGTAACCAGCTGTTGATCTTCTATCATTTGGGTTGCCTGCCCAATCTGCATCGGTGTATGTCTCAACCTTCAAATGGCCATTCCTTTTGAAAATGATTCCACTTCCTGGAGCTCCCTTCAAATATTGAACTATCCTCATGGCAGCTTCCATATGATCTTCTTGTGGCTTATACATAAACTGACTTACCATTCCCACAGCATAAGCTATGTCAGGCCGAGTCTGTGATAAGTAAATTAGTTTTCCAACCAGTCGCTGGTACCTTTCCTTATCTTCTAGGGTGGCACCTTCTACTATCTTCAACTTGTGATTAACTTGTAT is from Arachis ipaensis cultivar K30076 chromosome B01, Araip1.1, whole genome shotgun sequence and encodes:
- the LOC107604880 gene encoding uncharacterized protein LOC107604880, which gives rise to MSEIGFPPQLPSQLKCDNKATISISENPVQHDRTKHVEVDRHFIKEKIENDIIELPFVRSEDQLADILTKVVSRQVLAKVLTKLSIVEHPTARGLEPGIRAEPLSRPASHRPNSHSSAFVIGVPDTRAAHPAVSPYRNTPGHPPSAPYRNTAAHPSPAPFQTTESHPPSARPDLAFHPPTRSSSNAGSTQCGR